Proteins encoded within one genomic window of Eurosta solidaginis isolate ZX-2024a chromosome 1, ASM4086904v1, whole genome shotgun sequence:
- the ArgRS-m gene encoding probable arginine--tRNA ligase, mitochondrial: MTISIRRWTVKMSAAIRRAICEKISLATELGRDVYHELEVPTRQSARSALGTLHWTPTVQTKTRDLQKLITELKFDESLVERITLLPADGKIPERLEFQLQTQAFVESLLQHSVVPPVMTRKDAHMVFDFSSPNIAKPFHVGHLRSTIIGNVLANLHQHLGYPVTRINYLGDWGTQFGMLHVGVQMLGITDEQMRAKPIETLYSAYVAANTAAKADPTIAEKARMCFTQLETGVDAAMARQWSKYRNYTVAELEQVYARLGVRFDKYDWESQYSQKHIGDILELLSNRELLLEAGDGRKVVDVNGRLVTVLKSDGSSLYLTRDIAAILDRFRRYNFERMYYVVENGQADHFNALFRTTAALTTDIPMERMMHVKFGRIHGMSTRSGKVVFLRDVLDEASDIMLEKQLRSETTKIELSSTSSDYKTVADVLGVSAVIINDLKQRRLRDYDFDWQRALQVNGDTGIKLQYTHCRLYSLLENMAHIDFEKSKVDVAQLAEPEALDLLVEIARFDQALWLAKQQLEACVLVNHLFALCNTTSRALKRLNIKNEKCREKQENRLLLFSAAKRTLNAGMRILGLRPLNRM; this comes from the exons ATGACAATATCAATTCGAAGATGGACTGTCAAAATGAGTGCTGCAATTCGTCGAGCCATTTGTGAAAAA ATTTCATTGGCAACAGAATTAGGTCGCGATGTTTACCACGAATTGGAGGTGCCTACAAGACAAAGTGCGAGATCGGCACTTGGCACTTTACATTGGACACCTACAGTACAAACAAAAACCAGAGACTTACAAAAACTCATAACAGAACTAAAATTTGATGAATCGCTTGTGGAACGAATAACACTGCTGCCAGCTGATGGAAAAATACCCGAACGTCTCGAGTTCCAACTGCAAACACAAGCATTTGTGGAATCACTTCTACAGCACAGTGTTGTGCCGCCTGTGATGACACGGAAGGATGCGCATATGGTATTTGATTTCAGTTCACCCAATATAGCGAAACCTTTTCATGTTGGTCATCTTCGTTCCACAATAATTGGTAATGTGCTGGCCAATTTGCATCAGCATTTGGGCTATCCTGTGACGCGTATTAACTACTTGGGCGATTGGGGAACACAATTTGGTATGTTGCATGTGGGTGTACAAATGCTTGGCATTACCGATGAACAAATGCGCGCCAAACCAATCGAAACGCTTTACTCTGCGTATGTAGCCGCTAATACTGCGGCCAAAGCGGATCCCACAATAGCGGAAAAGGCGCGAATGTGCTTTACGCAACTCGAAACGGGAGTGGATGCTGCCATGGCACGTCAATGGTCTAAGTATCGTAATTATACTGTTGCCGAATTGGAACAAGTGTATGCACGGTTGGGTGTACGCTTTGATAAATATGACTGGGAGTCGCAATATTCACAAAAGCACATTGGCGATATACTGGAATTATTGTCTAATCGTGAGCTATTGTTGGAGGCCGGTGATGGGCGTAAGGTAGTTGATGTGAATGGACGACTTGTGACAGTGTTAAAAAGTGATGGCTCCAGCTTATATTTAACACGCGATATTGCCGCTATACTCGATCGATTCAGGCGCTATAACTTTGAACGTATGTATTATGTGGTGGAAAATGGACAGGCCGATCACTTTAATGCTTTGTTCAGAACTACGGCTGCTTTGACAACTGACATACCAATGGAACGGATGATGCATGTAAAATTTGGACGCATACATGGCATGAGCACACGCAGTGGTAAAGTGGTATTCCTACGTGATGTACTCGATGAAGCGAGCGATATAATGTTGGAAAAGCAGCTGAGAAGCGAGA CCACCAAAATTGAACTATCAAGCACATCTAGTGATTACAAAACTGTAGCCGATGTTTTGGGGGTTTCGGCAGTTATCATTAATGATTTAAAGCAACGTCGTCTACGCGATTATGATTTTGATTGGCAAAGGGCTTTGCAAGTCAATGGGGATACAGGAATTAAACTGCAATATACACACTGTCGCCTATATAGTTTATTGGAGAATATGGCGCATATTGATTTCGAAAAAAGTAAAGTGGATGTAGCACAGCTGGCCGAACCTGAAGCGCTCGATTTACTTGTTGAAATCGCACGTTTTGATCAAGCTCTTTGGTTGGCCAAACAACAACTAGAGGCATGTGTGCTGGTTAATCATCTTTTCGCATTATG cAACACAACCAGTCGCGCGCTCAAACGTTTGAATATTAAGAATGAAAAATGTCGTGAAAAACAAGAAAATCGTTTGCTACTTTTTAGTGCCGCCAAACGTACCCTAAATGCAGGCATGCGCATTTTGGGTTTGCGTCCGTTGAATCGAATGTAG